CCAATGACATGGATTGTACCTTTAGGAAAACTACTATAGGCATTTTGTATAATATAGGCTGCCTCAGCAATATTAAAAGGAGAGATACTATGAGAGATATCAACAATTTTAACTTCTGGCAATTCGCTGTAAATAGCGCCTTTTATTGCGCCAGCAAAGTGATCTTTCTCTCCAAAATCTGTGGTAAGCGTTATAATTGGCATGAATTATTGTTGATATTTTTTTAACCTAGAACACACAAAAAATGTGTAAATTTGTTAGATACACAAAACTAATAAAATTGTACAGATTAATTTAATAAATCAGCGCTTTTGAACGAAATAATTATTGAACTACAGGAGATCTCTCCAAAAGAGTTTTTTGGAACCGGAAATGAGAATATTACGCTACTAAAAAAATACTTTCCAAAACTCAAGATTGTAGCTAGAGGAAATACCATTAAGGCTTTTGGAGACGAAGAATTATTGGATGAGTTTGATCGTAGAATGACCATGCTATTAAAGCATTTTTCTAAATACAATAAATTAGACGAAAACGTAATCGAGCGTGTTTTAACTAGCCAAAGTAGTGATGATTACAGCACTTCTGAAAAAAGTGGCGAAGTCTTAGTACATGGTGCCAATGGTAAACCTATTAAGGCTATTACTGCTAACCAACGTAAAATGGTCGAGCTAATGCGTAAAAACGATATGGTATTTGCTATTGGACCAGCAGGAACAGGTAAAACGTATACAGGAGTAGCATTAGCAGTTAAAGCATTAAAAAATAAAGAGGTAAAACGTATTATTTTGACACGTCCAGCAGTGGAAGCAGGTGAAAATCTAGGTTTTTTACCTGGAGATTTAAAAGAAAAATTAGATCCTTATATGCAACCATTATATGACGCATTAAGAGATATGATTCCTGCGGAAAAATTAGCACAGTATATTGAAAATGGTACCATACAAATTGCACCTTTAGCATTTATGCGTGGTCGTACATTAGATCATGCTTTTGTTATTTTAGATGAAGGTCAAAATACAACGCATGCACAAATGAAGATGTTTTTAACCAGAATGGGTAAAAGCGCTAAATTTTTATTAACAGGTGATCCAGGTCAAATTGATTTGCCTCGTCGTACTATTTCTGGTTTAAAAGAAGCTTTACTTATTTTAAAAGGAGTAGAAGGTGTAGGAATGATTTTTCTGGATGACAAGGATGTTGTTAGACATAAACTAGTCAAAAAAATTATCGAAGCTTATAAAAACATTGAAAACAGAGAGTAAATTTATATTACAACAACAACAACAACAATACAACTAATGAGTAATACTATTATAGACACTAATTTTAAATTTCCTAATCAAAAAAGTCTATACAAAGGAAAAGTAAGAGCAGTTTACAATATTAATGATGAAGAATTGGTAATGATTGCAACAGACCGTTTAAGCGCTTTTGATGTGGTTATGCCAAAAGGAATCCCATATAAAGGACAAATCCTTAATCAGATTGCCACTAGCATGATGAAAGCTACCGAAGATGTTGTGCCAAATTGGTTAACAGCAACTCCAGATCCAAACGTTGCGGTTGGACATTTATGCGAGCCTTTTAAAGTAGAAATGGTTATACGTGGTTACATGTCTGGTCATGCAGCGCGTGAGTATAAAGCTGGAAAACGCATGCTTTGTGGTGTTGTAATGCCAGAAGGAATGAAGGAAAACGATAAGTTTCCGGAGCCTATTATTACGCCTGCAACTAAAGCAGAAATGGGTGATCATGACGAAGATATCTCAAGAGAAGACATCCTTAAAAAAGGAATAGTTAGCGAAGCAGACTACATTGTTTTAGAAGACTATACGCGTAAATTATTTAAAAGAGGGACAGAAATAGCTGCTTCACGTGGCTTAATTTTGGTGGATACTAAATATGAATTTGGTAAAACTAAGGATGGGAAAATTGTTTTAATTGATGAAATCCATACACCAGATTCTTCGCGATATTTTTATGCTGAAGGCTATCAAGACCGTCAAGATAATAACGAAGCACAAAAACAATTGTCTAAAGAGTTTGTAAGACAGTGGTTAATTGCTAATAATTTTCAAGGTTTAGAGGGACAAACTGTACCAGTTATGTCTGACGACTATATTGAAACCGTATCAGAACGTTATATTGAATTATACGAGAATATTATGGGAGAACCATTTGTAAAAGCAGATGTGTCAAACATTCAAGAACGTATTGAAGCTAATGTTTTAGCATATTTAAAATAAAATATAATTTATTTTTGAAATAATAAAAGAGCTTGCAATTGCAAGCTCTTTTATTTATAAAATAGTTGAATTAATTTTTAAGATACTTATCTTCCAACGCTAGTAAAGCTAAGTATGGATTGCCTTTTAAACCAAGTAGTTTAGCAAAAGCAGGTTCGGTTTTAAAACCTATTAATTTTAACGAAATGATATCTTTTTTAAACTGAAGTCCTTTTTGTTTTAAAATTTCATTTTCAATAAGCATATGTCTGTATGCATTTTGTTGTTTTGAAGGAATAGCTTGACCAAAAATTTCATATAAAAACTGATCAGTTTTAAAAGTAGCAATGGTTGACGGTATTGTATTTTGTATGGTTTGGTAGACTTTAAAGTCTTGATATCCTGAAAATTGCTGTTTTAAAAATAAAGGAAAGGTATCATGGTTTTTACACTCGCAAATAATATCTAAATCACTATTAGGTATATCTATATCAATTGGTATAGTGCCTGTTAAAATGGGATTAAAAGGTAATAACTTGTCTAAAACATTATGTTTTTTTAAGTCTAAATACGCAATTTTCTGTTTCTTATTTCCGTGTTTTAAGTATTCAATAGTTGTAAAATCTACGTTCAAAATGTTAATTTATAGTTGGTTTTAAAAATCACTACTTATAAGTCACCAAAATATCTGCTACTTTTTGTAAATCACTTTCATTAATCTCCGTTTTTGGTGCTAACGGAAATGTCTGTTGTCCTGGCCTACCAACAAAAGCAGCACGCCAACCAGCCCAAAGTGCACCAGCAACATCCCAACCATGCGCAGCAATAAGCATACAGTCTTCTGGTTTTATGTTCATTTTATTTGAAGCCCAAATATAAACATCATTAAAAGGTTTAAATTTTCCAACCGATTCAATACTTAACAAATCATCAAAATATTGGGTCAAACCAGCATTTTCAATTTTAATTTTAAGGCTTTCATCGTTAGAATTGGTTAAAGCTACAAGAGTAAAACCTTCAGTTTTTAACGTGTTTAAAGCGTCTTTTACTTCCGGATGAGGCGGTAAATTTTGCATCGATTTTACAACAATATCTCTAGTTTCCTCTTCAGAAATTACAATGTTATTATTGGCTGCAACCATTTGTAAAGCAGCAGCACCAATGTGTCCAAACGGTTTATATTGTCCACTTGCAGATACCACTAATGAATACTGTAACATTGTAGTAAACCATAAAGACAATAAATCGGATTTACCGCCTAAAGCATCTCCAACCTGTTTTTTCATTACGGTTAGATCTAAAAGTGTTTCGTTTACATCAAAGAATAATACTTTAGGTTTAGTTGTCATTAGTGTCGTTTTTTATTTCAATTGTTTTACAGCTGATAATATTTCCGATGGTTCTGCACGCTGTGTATAATCTGCGTCTAAAAAGGCATAAGTAATTATTCCGTTGGTATCTATAACATAAGTTGCAGCTAAAGGTAAGGTATTACTAATATCTCCATTAACTTTGTTTAGTCCAAAACCAGCGTTATAAATAGTAGCAACATCATCTGTTAGCGTGTAAACCACACCATATGCTTTTCCAATAGTGTTTTCTAAATCACTTAAAACGGTAAATTCAAGATTGTTTTTTTCTGAAGTACTTAAAGAATTATCTGGCAATTCTGGAGTCAAAGCCAAAAGTGTAGCACCTTCTTTTTTAAATTCAGGTAATTTTTCTTGTAAAGCGTGCAAAGTAATATTGCAATATGGACACCAACCACCTCTGTACCATGTTAAAACTACTGGTCCGTTTTTTAATTCGTTGTATAAAGTAACCGATTCGTTTAAGGCATTTTTTAAAGTGAAATTATGCGCTTTGTCTCCAACTTTTAAAGCAGAATCTAATACTCCAGAGTTTGCTACACTAGAAATTCCATCTGCATATATTTTTTTCTTTTCGTCTGTAAATTTAGATGCACTTGCTTGACGGACTTCATCTAACAATACATCTAAGTCACCTTTATTATTTGAACTCATATGTTTCTTTTGAAAAATTATAAAATTAAACCGCTTGTTGTTCAGCAATTAACTCCGTTAATACTTGTTTAAAAGTATCTACAGGTTGTGCTCCTGTTACTGCACTTTTACGATTAAAAACAATAGTTGGCACAGAATTTACACCCATGTTTTTCCAATAGTTTTGTTTGTTTCTTACTTCCAATTTTGCTTCATCGCTATCTAATTTAGCTAAAGCTTCATCTGCATTTAAACCAACTTCTAAAAGGGCTTCTTTTAAAACATCTCTTTTAGATACATCTTTTCTATCGCTAAAAAAGGCTTTAGTTAAAGTCATTTTTAATTCGGTTTGCTTTCCGAAGTCTTTAGCATATTCTAATAAAACATGAGCATCAAAGGTGTTAGCCATTCGCATCTCATCAAAATAATCGAATTTAAACCCTAGTTCTTCACCAGCATCAGTCATCATTTGTTGCGATTCTCTTTGTTGGTCTAATGTAGAACCATACTTTTCGGCTATATGTTCAATAACATTTTGACCTTCGGCTGGCATATTTGGATTTAATTCAAATGGCTGCCATTCAATTTCTAATTGATCTTCAACACCAAGTTCTTTTATTGCTTTTTCTAAACGCTTGTATCCAATGGTACACCAAGGACATACAACGTCAGATACGATATCTATTTTTAATTTATTTGCCATAATTAAAATGTTATTATTTCACTAATTTGAAGTTCAGCCTGAATATTAGTATAATTTTTTACATCTGCAGCAAAAGTTTCTGCATGAGGTCCAAAGGACTCTTGAAAAGCCTTCACACTGTCAAACTTTAAATGCGCAATAGCTACGTAAGGCGCAAGTTCTCCAGGAACTCTGCTAGCTATGCCTAAGTCTAATTCTAAATCTTTTAAAGCGCTACCAACTAATTTTGACACCATTGGTAAGTGCGTGTTTTTATAATAGTCTGCATCAAACTGTACATCTTTACTGTTTGGATACATTACGGATACTTTTATCATATTCTATTTTTTATAAAATTAATAAACCTTCCTCAAAAAAGGAGGAAGGTTTACAGTTATTAATCAACCTATAGTTTTTTAATTTTAAAACTAGATTATTTTTTTGACCAAGCAAATTTTTGAAAAGCCTCATCAACAGGTGTATTTGCAATGTGGTTTGTGTAATTACTAATTACTTTTTGAGATAATCCTAAAATTATTTCTAATACTTGTTGCTCACCATATCCAGCTGCGTAAAAAGCTTCTAAATCTGCTTGCGACACATTTCCACGATTACGTGTTATAGATAATGTTAGAGTACGTAGTGCTTCTAATTTTGCATCTGCAAGAGGCGTTTCATTACGTAAAGCGTCAATAATTGCATCATCAACTTTCATCATTTTAGCAATACCTGTATGTGCTGGCACACAGTAATGACAAGCATGTTCTACGTTAATGGTTTGCCATACCACAGTAAGCTCGTCGTTATTAAAAGATGTTTCTGTAAATAATTGGTGTAACTCTTGGTATGCTTTTAATAATTCAGGAGAAGCTGCTAAAACACCATGTAAACCAGGAATCATTCCGTATGCTTTTTGAGAGTTTTCTAATAAAGCTTTGCTACCTTCTGGAGCAGTTTCGATGTTGTGAATTTTTAAAGTTGTCATAAATTTTTGTTTTTATTTTAATATTCTGTTAATCTTTTCTAAACGTTCGTTTAGTTATTGTGTAAAAAAAATGTTTATAAATTTTTGAAGACCATTTCTATATAATCCTCAATTTCTTCTTTTGTGTTAACTCTAGATGCTGCTGCTAACCCGTGTTTAGCTAATAATAAATAGTTAGCTTGTTTTGCTATAGTTTCTTCGTTTTTTGAAGTATCCAATTTAAGTTTTTGAATAATTATGGATTTTAAGCTATCCATAAAACTATTCATTTGCTTTTGAATGCATTCATCTTCTTTTTCAGAAAACTCATTATAAGTATTAGTCACAAAACAACCTTTAATGTTGTCGCTTTTAAAACTAGAACTTACAGAATGGTAAAAAAATTGTTTAATATCTTCAACGCCTTGTGTTCCTTTTTTAAGTTTATCCAAAACCTGACTGACATTAGAACGGTATAGCTTTAAACTTTCTAGAAACAAACCATGTTTATTACCAAAACTAGAATATATTGAAAACTTGTTGATGCCCATTTCTTTCTCAAGCATTTGCATAGAAGTAGTTTCATAGCCATTTTTCCAAAAAAGATGCATTGCTTTTTCGACTACTTCAGTTTCGTTATATTGTTTTGTTCTTGCCATTTTTAATTTCCGTGTAAACGGTAACTTCTAATTACAGGACAAAACTAAACGATTGGTTAGTAATAAAAAAGCTTTTAACATTTTTTTAGTTTTTAAGCTTTAAATAAAGCTTACGAATCTTATTATACAAATAGGTATTAGTTTGCACATAATAAAAAGAAATAAAGCACACAACCACCATAAAAACAATAGCTCCAAGGATAGCTTGGGTTGGATTTAAACTTTTATAAAAAAAGTGTTTTAAGCTTAAACCTGTAAAACTACCGTAAATAATCATAAAATGAATCACATAAATAGACAACGTTTTCTGTCCAATTTTAGTAATTATAGCTTGTTTAAGATAAGTTTCAAAAGTGTAAAATATCCCAAAGATTACTAATACATTTCCAAGTCTACTAAACAAATAATTATAGTTAGCACTTCTGGTAAATAAAGGTAAATTAAATAGGTTATCTAGTAGTTTTAAAGTTGGACTAGAATAATAAATCATAAACACACCAATAATTAAAAAGGCAGCAATTTTAATAGGTTTGTAGTTGTTTTTATGTCCAAATTTAGCAAATAGTACAGCAATAAAACCACCAAAAGCAACGTAGCCAAACCATGGGATTATAGTAAATACCGATCCATGTTGTATGCTCAAGTAATTAGAGAATAATATTGGAGCGTTTTCAATTTTTAAGGTTCGGTATAATGGCTCTGATACAAAAATACTAAAGCCTATTATTAAAAATAATGCGGCTAAAACCCATTCATTTTTAAAACTTATTTTAAATAAAAAAATTAAAATTAATAAGGATAAACCTATGCATTGTAAGACATCTACTTGTAAAAAATTCATGTTAACTTGCCCATACATTAGACTAATAAACGAAAAGCGCAAGGCATAACCTAGTACAATTAGCAGTAAGCCTCGATTTATTCCTTTTTTAATTCGCTCTTGTTCTGTACCTTTTTCTTTAGCTTTTAATAATAAAAATACAAATACTAAACCTGTAATGGTAAAAAAGGTTGGAGCTGTAATCCCTCTAAAATAAGCCCAAATATTATAAATAGTATTGGAAGTGTCCCGATAAATTGGGTTTAAAAGCGAGTCTATAAAATGACCTTGTAACATCATTAGTATAGCAAAAGCTCTGACAGCATCAAGAAAAAAAAGTCTGGTTGGTTTCAAATGGTATTTTTGTTAGGGTTGTAAAGATAATAGTTATATTTAAAGTCTAAAACTTTGTAGTTATATGTATGATAAAATAAATGACTTTATAGCAGATTTTGCCTCTTTTGTTTGGGGTTTACCACTACTAATTTTATTAATTGGAGGTGGATTATACCTGCTAATTTTATCTAAGTTTTTACCGTTTAGATATTTAGGTCATGCCATTCAAATATTACGTGGTAAGTATGATAATCAGGATGACGAAGGCGAAATCACACATTTTCAAGCCTTAACCACAGCATTGTCATCTACCATTGGTATGGGAAATATTGCAGGCGTTGCAGTAGCCATCTCAATTGGAGGACCAGGAGCAGTATTTTGGATGTGGATTAGTGCAGTTGTAGGTATGTCTACCAAATTTTTCACCTCTAGTTTAGCCATAATGTACAGAGGTAAAGACAGTGCAGGTAATACACAAGGTGGTCCAATGTATTTTATAATGGAAGGTCTTGGTAAACACTGGAAGCCATTAGCAATTTTATTTAGTTTTTGTGGTTTAATTGGAGCATTACCAGTATTTAACGTTAACCAATTAACGCAAGCAATAAATGATATTGTATTAAAACCCAATGGAATTACAGTAGATTTTACCTCTAATTTAATTATTGGTTTGGCTTTAGTAATCATAACATCTATCGTAATTTTAGGCGGTTTAAACCGAATAAGTAAAGTTGCATCCAAATTAGTACCAAGTATGGTGTTGTTATATTTTGTGTTGATACTTATTATTTTGTTCGCTAATGCGGAAGTCGTGCCAACTTATTTTAAATTAATATTTACAGATGCTTTTGCAGCAGAAAATTATAAAGGAGACGCTTTTTTAGGAGGTCTTTTAGGAGGATTGATAGTTTTAGGAATCCGACGTGGCGCATTTTCAAACGAAGCTGGTATAGGTACAGCACCTTTAGCACATGGAGCTGCAAAAACCAACGAGCCTATTCGTGAAGGTTTGGTTGCTATGTTAGGACCAGCAATAGATACTTTAATAGTTTGTACGCTTACTGCTTTGGCAATTTTAGTAACAGGTGTTTGGCAAACTACAGAAGCTAATGGTGTTAGCCTAACAGCTAATGCTTTTGGAGCAGCAATGCCAACTTTTGGACGCTATTTACTATTGCTTTGTATTGTAATATTTAGTGTGTCATCATTGTTTTCTTATGCATATTATGGCGGAAAATGTCTGTCGTTTTTAATAGGAGATAAACACAAACATTATTACAACTATTTTTACATTTTAAGTATAATTCTCGGAGCAACAACATCACTTGCGCTAATGATTAATTTGATTGATGGTGTTTTTGCTTTAATGGCAATTCCAACTATGACAGCAACTTTAATATTGGCTCCTAAAGTTTTAAAAGAAGCAAAAGCATATTTTAAAAGGATGAAAGAGATTTAGATTACAAATTAAAATAAATAAATATAAATTACGTTTTAACTTTTATAACCACAAGATTAATACGCATATAAAGCAAAACTACTTTCTAACTTTAACCAAAACTAAATTTTATGAAACGTTTGCTCTTATGTACATGCTTTTTTACACTTATTTTTTCTTGTTCTACATCAGATGATGTTCAAGAGAATAATCTAGAACTTAATTTTTACGGACTAACAGTAGGTAATTCTTATACATATAAATTTTATAAGTATAACTCAGATACAGAAGATTACGATGAAACTTTAATTGTCCAAAATGTTATCATAGAGGATACAGAAGAGGTTTCTGGACAGCAATACTTTAAGATTAAAACAACTACAAGTGGAGTAGATGGTTTTAATTTATTTTATCTTCAAAATGGTGAAGAAATTGACTATTTACGAGAAGTAGACGGAACTTTAATTAATGATAATAACGATGTTCTTTTTGTTAATAACGAATTTTCAGAGCATTTGGTTAATAGTGATAATACGTCCTTAAATTTATACAGAAAAACAATTGAGGAACCAGTAATAATTAACTCTAACACAGGAAGTTTTAATTGTATTGAGATGCAAAATTATATTGTAACTGAAGATGGTACTACACTTGATGGTGTTAGTAAAATTCATTATTCCGAAGGGGTAGGGTTGGTACAACAAACTTGTGTTTATACTAGTTCATCTACACCAGTGATGATAAAAAAATTAAATTCTTACAATATCCAAAACTAAAACAAAATCTAGTTATTTATTAAAGTAGAGAATTTATATACTCATATTTTATTAATTAATACGAACTATGAAATTAAAAATTCACTTAGGATAGTATTCAATACATCCTAGGTTTTTATATACTTAAACATTTAGATTTTATTTACTGAAGCCTTAAATTGCTGTGGCGTCATTAGTTCCATTTTTTTAAACTGTCGGTTAAAATAACTGGTGTTATTAAATCCAGATTTAAATGCAATTTCGGACATTCTAAAATCTTTAGATTCTTTAATCAGTTTTTTAGAAAATTTAATTTTTTCTGAATTTATATAATCAATAGGAGAGATGCCTAAGGTGTTTTTAAACTGTTTATGGAAGTGAGACGTACTCATGTATGCTTTTTTTGCCAATAAGTCTACGCTGATATCTTTATTGGTTAAATTATCTTTAATAAATTTAATAACCGTTCCAATTCTAGTATCGTTAAAAATCTGATTAGGATCATTTATAATTAAAGATTTTGCTTTAGTTTGAAGTAGCCTAACAATCAATTCTTGTATCATTAAATCTAATAAAACATCTTTAGATTTGTTGTTGTTAGTAAACGTGTAGGTTAGTCTTTCAATTAAATGATTAACATCCGTATTGTTTATTAAATGCGAAGTGGTTTCATTTAAATCCCAACTATTATTTTCATTTTCAATAGCCACTTGTTGGTTAAATTTTTCTACAACCTCATTAATTTTAAAAGCATCAATACCTAAGGCTAAACATTGTGTTGGTTGTTCTTTTGTGGCAATCGGAAAATCAATTACCATTTCTTTATTGGTTGGCATCACTACAGATTCACCTGGAAAAAAATCAAAAGCTTCAAAACCATCTAAATGCATAATTTTCTGTCCAGTTAGCATACTTGCAATAATCGGGAAGTTAAACGTCAACGAGACTTTTTCCGCGAAAGCGTGAGTTTCAAAAATATTAAGCTCGGCATAATCTGCATTATACGTTGTTCTGTTTTCCACTAAGGTGGTCAGTTTTCTGTTGCTTTTATGATTGTTTAATAAGGACTGCATAATCAATACTACAATAAAATTTGAACATAAATTTGTTAATAATAGATATGTTCAAGATTATGATAATTCTGTTCAATTAAATTAGAATATGATAAAATAACTTTATCAAAACTAAAGATAATCTATTTTTTAAACTAATAAATTATCTATTTACTAATTTAACATGAAATTATATGAGTTATTCTAAACCTGAATTTAAAGAGAAATATGGCAATTTTATAAACGGAAAATTTGTAGATCCGTTAGGTGGGCAATATTTTGAAAATACATC
The genomic region above belongs to Olleya sp. Hel_I_94 and contains:
- a CDS encoding AraC family transcriptional regulator; this translates as MQSLLNNHKSNRKLTTLVENRTTYNADYAELNIFETHAFAEKVSLTFNFPIIASMLTGQKIMHLDGFEAFDFFPGESVVMPTNKEMVIDFPIATKEQPTQCLALGIDAFKINEVVEKFNQQVAIENENNSWDLNETTSHLINNTDVNHLIERLTYTFTNNNKSKDVLLDLMIQELIVRLLQTKAKSLIINDPNQIFNDTRIGTVIKFIKDNLTNKDISVDLLAKKAYMSTSHFHKQFKNTLGISPIDYINSEKIKFSKKLIKESKDFRMSEIAFKSGFNNTSYFNRQFKKMELMTPQQFKASVNKI
- a CDS encoding heparan-alpha-glucosaminide N-acetyltransferase domain-containing protein — protein: MKPTRLFFLDAVRAFAILMMLQGHFIDSLLNPIYRDTSNTIYNIWAYFRGITAPTFFTITGLVFVFLLLKAKEKGTEQERIKKGINRGLLLIVLGYALRFSFISLMYGQVNMNFLQVDVLQCIGLSLLILIFLFKISFKNEWVLAALFLIIGFSIFVSEPLYRTLKIENAPILFSNYLSIQHGSVFTIIPWFGYVAFGGFIAVLFAKFGHKNNYKPIKIAAFLIIGVFMIYYSSPTLKLLDNLFNLPLFTRSANYNYLFSRLGNVLVIFGIFYTFETYLKQAIITKIGQKTLSIYVIHFMIIYGSFTGLSLKHFFYKSLNPTQAILGAIVFMVVVCFISFYYVQTNTYLYNKIRKLYLKLKN
- a CDS encoding EthD family reductase, giving the protein MIKVSVMYPNSKDVQFDADYYKNTHLPMVSKLVGSALKDLELDLGIASRVPGELAPYVAIAHLKFDSVKAFQESFGPHAETFAADVKNYTNIQAELQISEIITF
- a CDS encoding phosphoribosylaminoimidazolesuccinocarboxamide synthase encodes the protein MSNTIIDTNFKFPNQKSLYKGKVRAVYNINDEELVMIATDRLSAFDVVMPKGIPYKGQILNQIATSMMKATEDVVPNWLTATPDPNVAVGHLCEPFKVEMVIRGYMSGHAAREYKAGKRMLCGVVMPEGMKENDKFPEPIITPATKAEMGDHDEDISREDILKKGIVSEADYIVLEDYTRKLFKRGTEIAASRGLILVDTKYEFGKTKDGKIVLIDEIHTPDSSRYFYAEGYQDRQDNNEAQKQLSKEFVRQWLIANNFQGLEGQTVPVMSDDYIETVSERYIELYENIMGEPFVKADVSNIQERIEANVLAYLK
- a CDS encoding alanine/glycine:cation symporter family protein — translated: MYDKINDFIADFASFVWGLPLLILLIGGGLYLLILSKFLPFRYLGHAIQILRGKYDNQDDEGEITHFQALTTALSSTIGMGNIAGVAVAISIGGPGAVFWMWISAVVGMSTKFFTSSLAIMYRGKDSAGNTQGGPMYFIMEGLGKHWKPLAILFSFCGLIGALPVFNVNQLTQAINDIVLKPNGITVDFTSNLIIGLALVIITSIVILGGLNRISKVASKLVPSMVLLYFVLILIILFANAEVVPTYFKLIFTDAFAAENYKGDAFLGGLLGGLIVLGIRRGAFSNEAGIGTAPLAHGAAKTNEPIREGLVAMLGPAIDTLIVCTLTALAILVTGVWQTTEANGVSLTANAFGAAMPTFGRYLLLLCIVIFSVSSLFSYAYYGGKCLSFLIGDKHKHYYNYFYILSIILGATTSLALMINLIDGVFALMAIPTMTATLILAPKVLKEAKAYFKRMKEI
- a CDS encoding carboxymuconolactone decarboxylase family protein; this translates as MTTLKIHNIETAPEGSKALLENSQKAYGMIPGLHGVLAASPELLKAYQELHQLFTETSFNNDELTVVWQTINVEHACHYCVPAHTGIAKMMKVDDAIIDALRNETPLADAKLEALRTLTLSITRNRGNVSQADLEAFYAAGYGEQQVLEIILGLSQKVISNYTNHIANTPVDEAFQKFAWSKK
- a CDS encoding peroxiredoxin-like family protein, whose translation is MSSNNKGDLDVLLDEVRQASASKFTDEKKKIYADGISSVANSGVLDSALKVGDKAHNFTLKNALNESVTLYNELKNGPVVLTWYRGGWCPYCNITLHALQEKLPEFKKEGATLLALTPELPDNSLSTSEKNNLEFTVLSDLENTIGKAYGVVYTLTDDVATIYNAGFGLNKVNGDISNTLPLAATYVIDTNGIITYAFLDADYTQRAEPSEILSAVKQLK
- a CDS encoding haloacid dehalogenase type II, with protein sequence MTTKPKVLFFDVNETLLDLTVMKKQVGDALGGKSDLLSLWFTTMLQYSLVVSASGQYKPFGHIGAAALQMVAANNNIVISEEETRDIVVKSMQNLPPHPEVKDALNTLKTEGFTLVALTNSNDESLKIKIENAGLTQYFDDLLSIESVGKFKPFNDVYIWASNKMNIKPEDCMLIAAHGWDVAGALWAGWRAAFVGRPGQQTFPLAPKTEINESDLQKVADILVTYK
- a CDS encoding DsbA family oxidoreductase, producing MANKLKIDIVSDVVCPWCTIGYKRLEKAIKELGVEDQLEIEWQPFELNPNMPAEGQNVIEHIAEKYGSTLDQQRESQQMMTDAGEELGFKFDYFDEMRMANTFDAHVLLEYAKDFGKQTELKMTLTKAFFSDRKDVSKRDVLKEALLEVGLNADEALAKLDSDEAKLEVRNKQNYWKNMGVNSVPTIVFNRKSAVTGAQPVDTFKQVLTELIAEQQAV
- a CDS encoding DUF4269 domain-containing protein, coding for MNVDFTTIEYLKHGNKKQKIAYLDLKKHNVLDKLLPFNPILTGTIPIDIDIPNSDLDIICECKNHDTFPLFLKQQFSGYQDFKVYQTIQNTIPSTIATFKTDQFLYEIFGQAIPSKQQNAYRHMLIENEILKQKGLQFKKDIISLKLIGFKTEPAFAKLLGLKGNPYLALLALEDKYLKN
- a CDS encoding PhoH family protein, giving the protein MNEIIIELQEISPKEFFGTGNENITLLKKYFPKLKIVARGNTIKAFGDEELLDEFDRRMTMLLKHFSKYNKLDENVIERVLTSQSSDDYSTSEKSGEVLVHGANGKPIKAITANQRKMVELMRKNDMVFAIGPAGTGKTYTGVALAVKALKNKEVKRIILTRPAVEAGENLGFLPGDLKEKLDPYMQPLYDALRDMIPAEKLAQYIENGTIQIAPLAFMRGRTLDHAFVILDEGQNTTHAQMKMFLTRMGKSAKFLLTGDPGQIDLPRRTISGLKEALLILKGVEGVGMIFLDDKDVVRHKLVKKIIEAYKNIENRE
- a CDS encoding TetR/AcrR family transcriptional regulator, which gives rise to MARTKQYNETEVVEKAMHLFWKNGYETTSMQMLEKEMGINKFSIYSSFGNKHGLFLESLKLYRSNVSQVLDKLKKGTQGVEDIKQFFYHSVSSSFKSDNIKGCFVTNTYNEFSEKEDECIQKQMNSFMDSLKSIIIQKLKLDTSKNEETIAKQANYLLLAKHGLAAASRVNTKEEIEDYIEMVFKNL